TAATCATGCTCAAAGTGTTGGATATTCTACTGATGGTTTCGCAACAACTCCCACCATGAGAAAATTAGGCCTAATATGGGTTACTGCTCGGATGCATATTGAAGTCTACAAATACCCTGCTTGGTTGGTGATCTAACTTCATTTTGGATGTTACTCTTTCCAACTTGTGGAAAAAGTGCTAAAACagctttttctaatttttttttcattttacatCAACCAActtatctaattatttttatctttttatagtACAAGACTAACAGTATTGAATAGGGTCAAATATTTTGATCAGACGGCATTTACATGTTTATATTATTATGTCTTtcaatttaaaagtttttaagagttgtaaatataaaaaaaatcaggcCTGTACATGAATAGGATCTATAATGATTTAAGCAAAAGTAATAACATGAAGATTTCAACAGGAGTGATGTAGTTGAGATAGAGACATGGTGTCAAGGGGAAGGGAGGGTTGGAATCAGACGCGATTTTATACTAAAAGACTATGCGACCGATCAAGTCATCGGAAGAGCTACAAGGTACATGTTTCCCCTTCAATTGAATAGATGCtgtacttttatatatttttccttATGATACTTAGTTGATAAAATATAAATCTGTACACTAGTATCTATTGAGATTTTATACCATTGCCTTTAATTTCGCATCGGGTAATCTATGATTTTTCTTTCCATCTGTTATTCTACACTCATTTTCCCTAAGTAAGAATGATTCCATGTATTTTATACAAGCTTTAATATTCAGGCATTATGCTTTCTTAGGATCTAAAGTTAAGACAAAACTATCCTTTTTTGGATTGAGAGAACCTAAAAATTCTGCTGCATTAtgtaaattcaagagaaaagggtTGACGAACAACTGCCCTGTAACTTGGCTAAAAAGGGACGCTTGGCGGACAAGGCTTCCCACCTAATAGGGTCCTGACACCTAGAGCATCAATTTTACCATTTTGCTATGTCACTAAATTTTGACATGTTTAGGTTATGTCTTTAATAATGAACAGTTGACTATATACCTTTTATTGATGCAGCAAGTGGTTGATGATGAATCAGGAGACTAGAAGACTACAAAAGGTGTCTGACGATGTTCGAGAGGAAGTTTTAATTTACTGTCCTCGGGAGCCCAGGTAGATGCTTCTCTTTACCATATTTTGATAATATGTTGCAAAAATTCGAAGTTTTCTGGATGAATGGATGCCTTACTTCATTTAGTCGCTCTTAAAATTCTCTTTGTAAATAACTGGAATTTTGAAAAGCAGATGTGAAATGATTTCTGCAGCTTCTGAGCTTTCTATTACAAACTTGTCAGGTTTCCTTAATCCTTATAGATTTAAATcagaacaaaacaaaaaagacCACTGATGTTGCAGGCTCCAAAAGTTCATTCAGAAATGATAAGTCGcacttttccatttttctttcatCATGGATTGGAAGGGGGAGGATAGTTACTTAAAATAACTTTTGGAACAATTGCAGCAGATGCCAATCGCTACTCTCTCCACCAGATACTAATTGAGGCTGTAATACTTGTAGTATGTTTAACTGTACGAATGAGCAACATTTAAAGGAACACAGCAATATTGGTAGCGAAATTCTGTGATACTGATATAAATTTTAATGTCCATGTGCTTTCCCCCAAGTCACCCTATGTCCACTTCCTGCCAATCAATGACAATATCCATAACTAAATTTTCATATCAAATCTGCATAAGCAGCACTTGATTTCATCCCCAATATGTTTCCTTTCTAGCATTCACCTTGTCTTAAAATTGCTTCTTATTCTTAGCTGCAGTCTTATTGTGGACCATATCACTAATTCCAGCCATATGGAACTTTTTTGGTCCACAATAAGACTCTACCTAAGAATTGAGACCATTCTGGACCAAAACGTTCCAGTCTTATTCTTGGGCCATGATACTGATATTGTGTTTCAAAATCATCCTTGCCCTCAAGGTAGAGACCTCTAGAAAGCTATCTCGATGGCTGTTTATGAAGAGTTCTCAGACTTGGGTGCGTTAGCCCTCACTTACAAGGAGTTACTTTTCTTGCTGCATTTGCCAGATAGCTAAGATGTCTTTGGCACACCTTCAACTCCACGAGCTATGCATTTCTATTGAAGAAAAACATGGAATGTAAGGTCTACACGTTAATCTGGGAGGAACAGTAGTAGTCCGCAAGCAATTGGATTGATCCTTTTAGCTTCAAAATGGTCCATAAAAACTAGGACTTTCATTTAAAATTGAGTAATTGACTAGTTTTGACAAAGACTAGAGCTTATATGGTCAAACTTAGTAGTTGCTTTAGCTTAGTTAGCCTTTGGTCACAATCCTCCATGAACTCTTATAGTTTCGCAAGTTTTTTGGGTGTGTTGGATCTTGGCCTTACAATGGCCTGACCAATTAGTGCTAATTGTCTCATGATTTACTGTATCTATATTCGGCAGACAATACACATATATGCCATTGCTTGGATTTGATTCCTGCAAAGCAACAAATTTGCCTCACTTGTTCGTCCTTCCGAGGGTGATAAACTAAATTGTTTCAAACTAGTGCCTGCCATATGGAACGTTTTGGTCCAGAGTGTTCTCAAGTATACTGTCTGTCTTTATTCGAGACTGTAGAGTGAGTCAAACCATTTAAATACAGTACTTCCTGATTGAAGTACTTCCTGATTGAAGGCTGTAGCAAAATCCTTGGATGTGTAAAGAAATAAGGAAGGTATTCTTGGTCCACCTGTCCACCATCACCATGATTGAATCAAAACCCTTGGACTTGGTCAACCCCTCGATAAATCCATGGTCAAACCAACCAGATCTTAGTGGAGAGATGGATTTGCTTTGGTAATCTCTTTGGAGATAGAACTTGGTACATGTTCTTGTGGCACATATTACAATGTCTAATGCAATCTTGAATGTGCTTCCCATTCCTTCCCAATAGAACAACCATAAAATTCAGCTTTAGTTCTTGAAGAACCCCGCATTTCCATCCATGAATCATGAAACTCTTAAAAGATGTTGGGAATTTGAGTGGATGTTAACGGATACAATCTCCCTTTATAGTATAATCGTCTATGTATCTGTTGGTCTGATGTTTTGGCTGCTTTCTTCAAAATATCAAGTTGTACCAAACAAATAAgatatttattattcttattctaCATCAAACTCTGATTACTTTTAGCTGCTTCCTATCTGTCTATGTGGAGGCTTTATTGTTACTTATGAGTCATGGTGGATTTTACTTTACATGCCAGCctccacctttttttttttttaatttactgttattgcctttttatttttctacttggtGTCAGATTTGAATTTTTAACAATATTGGCCAGCATGTGAttgtttttcttgcattttttgtttcttactttgttatatttttctttgGTGATTTAAGGTTAGCAATTCCTGAGGAGGACAGCAATTGCttgaaaaaaattccaaaattggAAGATCCTGGTCAATATTCCAGGCTTAGACTTATGGTATGATCATTCGACTTGGAGCCAATTtccttttttctttatcttttcgtTTCCTTTTCATTTTGGTAAATCAGGCAGACTAGAAGTTCTACCTGAAAGAAAAAATATGCACAATAGAAGTAAAAATTTGTAATGAAGTCTGATATGCCTTTGACCACAGGCTTCCGTGCATAGGCCATAAGACCAAGGCAGTTTTTCACTTTTCTGGCTTCTATCATGAGCCACCGTCTGCCATTGACAACTATTCCCTTAACGAGTTTATGATCCTGCCACGTTAAAACAAGAAGCTAGTCTATAAACTATCTTTCttgttgtgtatatatatatatatatatatatatatatatagggtagCTTAGTGTACAAGCATCCCGCATTAATGTAGGGTCCGGGGAAGGGTTGTACCCAAAGGGTGTAATATTATGCAGCCTAACCTAATGATTACATTAGTGATTGTTTCCACAGCCTGAACCCGTGACCTTAAGTCACACGGAGACAACTCAACCACAAGGctccccttatatatatatatatatatatatatatatatatatattaacaaaatcAAGGAACTCTCAATTCTACTACTAAGTTTATTTCACTTGGCTTTCCATAATTACATTCACGTAGCTTGGATACTTAAGTTGATTGTTCATATTGTGCAATTTTTATTTAGTTCATTTAGCTAATTttgtaaaataacaaaataataataaataactcaGTTGTTGTGTTTCAATAAGGTTTCTTTCACTATTGATTTATACAGTTAAAATTGGCCCATATGAATATATTCTCTAAATGATAATTTTGAAATATGTAAAGACTTCGTTGTTACTAACGAGGATGAGTTGAGTTGAGTTTACAATCCATGATTATTAAAACCTCTTGAGTTTACTTAGACAATCAAATTTTGACAACCTTTGTATGGCTTTCTCACCATGCTTTTGAATAACGCAGCCTAGAAGAGCAGATCTAGATATGAATCAGCATGTTAACAATGTCACTTATATTGGTTGGGTTCTTGAGGTTGGTAatcatctttttaatttattttaatacctTTTATTCGTTATTTACAAGACAATTCATATTACAGCTCTTAGGGAATTCGAATTGTATGTAGGTTAGAGTATAGAAAGTTACAGCTTTGGGAGATGCTTCAAATagtaattaaaaaacaaaaaacaaaaattcatGCACTTTTGTGTACTTTTTCTTCTGGCTTGTTTCTCGAACGGTTAATAATCCTTGTCATAAATGTGCAATTATATCCCACAAAAAATAGttccatatttaaaaaaaaaaagtcttgtCGTGCTGGTGTCCAAACAATTCTGCTTACAAAACCTTCTTACTTTGTCAGAGCATGCCTCAAGAAATCATTGATAGCCATGAACTGCACAGTATCACGTTGGATTACAGACGAGAGTGCCAACGAGACGACATAGTTGATTCCCTCACCAGCATTGAGGGCGACGGGGTGCTTCTGGAAGTCAATGGCACCAACGGATCCTCCATAGCATGGGAGCACGGTCAAGCCTATCAACAGTTTCTACATCTGCTTAAATTGTCCACCGACGAAGGACTCGAGATAAACCGAGGACGAACAGCATGGAGAAAGAAAGCTTCAAGATTATGATCATTAGTTGTGTCCCTGCCTTGCTCATCATTTTACTTTGAATCtttcttgttctgtttcttgCTTCGATGGTGGccttttctctttccttttattGTGTTTTCCCCTCAATTTTACTTAGAGTTCATGCACTTGCTAGGGACTGAAAAAGCTAGAGTTCGTTATTCCTTTCTTGTCATGCTTACAGATTGTAACGATGCTCTCTATCCTTTTTAGTTAGTGCTGAATAGGATAAAAGTTAGTCTATGTCACTGTAACCTTTTCCTTCTTGAGGCTGTAATCTTGCCATGAACTGCATGAGTCAAAACAAAAATGTTTTATCAAATTATCTCAAGCTTATTATTCTATTATCTTAATACTTCTGTTATGTCTGGTTTCAACTATTGTAAAGGAGAACAGTTTTGCTGTTTCAAACCTGATGTAGTTATTGAAGCACTTTTATGGTTCAAAGGGCATATAAATTCTGAAGAATGTGGCCAGCATGTGATGAGGACTTGTGCCTACTGTGCGGCCACATTTAGATCCAAAACTATAAGACTATTTCctaaagttataaaaaaatttattaactcaAAAAGTGAAATGCCTATTATAGATCCAAAATTTCTTAAACAATTCAAATGAACATTTGAAAGCAGACTAAAATGAACATTCaaaatttaacttaaaaaaatatttaaaagtaagaTACTTATGTTGGAATATCAAACTAAAAATTCGTAAGATTTATTTTGGGTAaacattcaaaattaaaaatcctaaACAATGAACGCCAAAAAATACTCAAAATCAACCAAATGAATCAAAATCAAACAGTAGAGGAAAATCCAAAACCTCAGTTAAAAAAAGAATATATGAAACTGTGATACATATGTTGGAACATTCAAAATATTAACTTTTACAATGTTAAACAAACGATGCAAAATTCACGAAATAGGCGAGTATAAGGTCCTATAGTGAGTGTTGTTTTGATTAACATTTTCGAACGGATGCTAGTATGAATGTGCTTTTGCagaaaaaattttgattaaaatgGTATTGATGTCAATGTGATTTTTGTTTGGATACCTTTTGTCAAACGTGATTTTGAGAAAATGAATATTGTTTGGATGATGTTAACCAAAATCATGTTGAAATGATGATACTTAATTTCTATGCTTTGTTATCGAATGATGGATAAGATTTTTAGCAACGCATATTATCACTAGTATTATCATAAAAGATAGGGTTTTTAGAATATCTCAAATGATAATCCTTCGACCGATTTTTGATATAGAGAATTTGTTTGGAACAATTGGTGACAGCTATGTACTCAGCCTCAATAATTGATAGGCTACTATATTTTGCTTGTCGCTCTAGCAAGTGACGAGACACTTTCCGAAGAAGCAGCAAGTTTCACTTGCAGTCTTTCTATCAACTATGTCTCGAGCAAAGTTTGCGTCATTATATTCCATTATTTCTGACCCTAAGCCTTTCTCATACCAAAGACTAAGATATAGTACCCTTGAGGTATTTGAGGATCCTTTTTGCATATCTAAGATGATACTCTTTAGGATTAAATTGAAATCATGATTAGATACcattaattttaaagtttggtcTACTGGCAGTGAGATATAAAAGAGATCTAATCATTCCTCGATATATAATCTCAGAAGTGCTTTCACCATTTTTGTTACCATCAAGGATCTGAGATGGATCATAGGAGTCGCCATTCGCTTAGTATCTTCCATATTGAACTTCCTTAGAAGTTCCTTGTAGtacttggattgatggatgtagaTACATTTCTTTGCTTTATCTAAAGTCTGACAAAGAATTTCAGTGCTCCATTAGTCCATTATGCTCATTTCAAACTCACCTTTCATTAGTTTAGAGAAATATTTGCATAGAAATTCCTGAGTTGCTCCAAATATGATGTCATCAATATATATTTGGACAACTAGAGGCTCCTTATTCTGATAAAGTGTAAATAGAGTGGTATCATGCACTCATCGCTTAAATTTGTTTGAGTTAAGAATGAACTCAGGTTATGAGTTAAGAATGAACTCATCACATCCATTTTATACAAAGTGATCTTCTGAGAAGCTACATAAGCATGAAAGATCCTAATGAATTTAAGTCTTGCTGGCAAATCGAAGATTTCTCATAAtcaatttcttcttcttgattatAACCTTGTGCTACCCGTCTTGTTTTTGTTTTCGACAATCTTGTCAGCTTCATCAAGTTTGTTCTTAAAAATCCAATTATTTCCGATGATAGATTTGTCCTTGGGTTTTGGAACTAAATGCAAAACTTGATTCTTCTTAAATTGTTCAAGTTCTTCCTTCATATCAATCACCCAATCCTATTCTTTGAGAGCTCTAGACACATGATTTGGCTCAATTTTAGAGATTATAGCACAACTATTTCTAAAGGATTATCTTGTCAGATCTCCTTCTAAGGTCTCTCCAAGAACTAAGTTTCTTGAAAGAACTTTGAGATCAATTATTCTCTTGTAGTCTTGTGTCTTatcaaattctttattttttttttcttcttcctgttcttccacCCGAATTAGAGGTATAGGTGTATGTAAATTCTAAGGTGAAGACTCTGTTTTAGGTTCAATCGTCTGAGATTTTGGTGGAGCTGCAGTGGTATTTGATATTTTGAGGTTATCTAATTAATTCTCAATCACTCTCATGTTTTCTTTAAGATCACTGCTCAATTCCTTGAACCTTACATGAATTGTTTCTTCAACACTCTCTTATTATAAactctgcatgcttttgaaacctGTGACTATCCTAAGTAAACACCATCATAAGATTTGGGATCAAACATTGTGACCTTGTCCCAtgtgataataataaaatagtgTGGCCAactatataaaagaaagaaatgctGGATGTTCTTTCTTTCTACAACTTATAAGGTGTTAATTTGAGGATTGatctaataaattattttaaatatgacAAGTTTTGTTCACAGCTTCAGCTCCAAAAGCTTTAGGTAAATTAGCTTCTAAAAGCATTGATCTTGCCATTCCTTACAAGCTTTTGTTATTC
The sequence above is drawn from the Arachis hypogaea cultivar Tifrunner chromosome 4, arahy.Tifrunner.gnm2.J5K5, whole genome shotgun sequence genome and encodes:
- the LOC112796795 gene encoding oleoyl-acyl carrier protein thioesterase 1, chloroplastic isoform X2, which codes for MLKASCNGSDRVQFMAQCGFAGQPASVLVRRRSVSAVGFRYPMNRVLSVRAIVSDRDGAVVNRVGAEAGTLADRLRLGSLTEDGLSYKEKFIVRSYEVGINKTATVETIANLLQEVGCNHAQSVGYSTDGFATTPTMRKLGLIWVTARMHIEVYKYPAWSDVVEIETWCQGEGRVGIRRDFILKDYATDQVIGRATSKWLMMNQETRRLQKVSDDVREEVLIYCPREPRLAIPEEDSNCLKKIPKLEDPGQYSRLRLMSMPQEIIDSHELHSITLDYRRECQRDDIVDSLTSIEGDGVLLEVNGTNGSSIAWEHGQAYQQFLHLLKLSTDEGLEINRGRTAWRKKASRL
- the LOC112796795 gene encoding oleoyl-acyl carrier protein thioesterase 1, chloroplastic isoform X1; amino-acid sequence: MLKASCNGSDRVQFMAQCGFAGQPASVLVRRRSVSAVGFRYPMNRVLSVRAIVSDRDGAVVNRVGAEAGTLADRLRLGSLTEDGLSYKEKFIVRSYEVGINKTATVETIANLLQEVGCNHAQSVGYSTDGFATTPTMRKLGLIWVTARMHIEVYKYPAWSDVVEIETWCQGEGRVGIRRDFILKDYATDQVIGRATSKWLMMNQETRRLQKVSDDVREEVLIYCPREPRLAIPEEDSNCLKKIPKLEDPGQYSRLRLMPRRADLDMNQHVNNVTYIGWVLESMPQEIIDSHELHSITLDYRRECQRDDIVDSLTSIEGDGVLLEVNGTNGSSIAWEHGQAYQQFLHLLKLSTDEGLEINRGRTAWRKKASRL